The following proteins are encoded in a genomic region of Pseudoxanthomonas suwonensis 11-1:
- a CDS encoding polyamine ABC transporter substrate-binding protein: protein MGTCKAGLLGLMVLGLAACGQSGETGKEGGKPSGAGVVHVYNWSDYIAEDTVPRFQEETGIKVTYGVFDSNEVLEAKLLAGGSGFDVVVPSLQFLGRQIQAGVFQPLDTSRLQNYAGLDPELMQRIAVQDPGNQYSIPYLWGTTGLGYNVDKVTEAFGGTEVANSWDLLFKPENVSRLAHCGVMILDTPTEAIPAALNYLGEDPNSTDPEVIRKGAALLAKIRPHIRSFHSSQYIDALANGSACLVMGWSGDVLQARDRADEAGNGVKVAYSIPKEGAPLFVDMLAIPKDARNVDQAYAFIDFLLRPDVAAANTNYVSFPNPVPASLAQVDDEIRNDPTIYPPPEVSEKLFMLAVIPPEVDRLYTRIWTELKSGR from the coding sequence ATGGGTACGTGCAAGGCTGGGTTGCTTGGTCTGATGGTGCTCGGGTTGGCCGCGTGCGGCCAGTCGGGCGAAACCGGCAAGGAGGGCGGCAAGCCTTCCGGCGCCGGGGTGGTGCATGTGTACAACTGGTCCGACTACATCGCCGAGGACACGGTCCCCCGCTTCCAGGAGGAAACCGGGATCAAGGTCACCTACGGCGTGTTCGACAGCAACGAGGTGCTGGAAGCCAAGCTGCTGGCCGGCGGCTCCGGCTTCGACGTGGTCGTGCCCTCCCTGCAGTTCCTTGGCCGCCAGATCCAGGCCGGCGTGTTCCAGCCGCTGGACACCTCCCGCCTGCAGAACTACGCCGGGCTCGACCCCGAACTGATGCAGCGCATCGCCGTGCAGGACCCGGGCAACCAGTATTCGATCCCCTACCTGTGGGGCACGACCGGCCTGGGCTACAACGTCGACAAGGTCACCGAGGCCTTTGGCGGCACCGAGGTCGCCAACAGCTGGGACCTGCTGTTCAAGCCCGAGAACGTGTCCAGGCTGGCCCATTGCGGCGTGATGATCCTGGACACGCCGACCGAGGCGATCCCGGCCGCGCTGAACTACCTGGGCGAGGATCCCAACAGCACCGACCCCGAGGTGATCCGCAAGGGCGCCGCGCTGCTGGCCAAGATCCGTCCCCACATCCGCAGCTTCCACTCCAGCCAGTACATCGATGCCCTGGCCAATGGGAGCGCCTGCCTGGTGATGGGCTGGTCCGGCGACGTGCTGCAGGCCCGCGACCGCGCCGACGAGGCCGGCAACGGGGTCAAGGTCGCCTATTCGATCCCGAAGGAAGGCGCGCCGCTGTTCGTGGACATGCTGGCCATCCCCAAGGATGCCAGGAACGTCGACCAGGCCTACGCCTTCATCGACTTCCTGCTGCGCCCGGACGTGGCCGCGGCCAACACCAACTACGTCAGCTTCCCCAACCCCGTGCCGGCCTCGCTGGCGCAAGTGGACGACGAAATCCGCAATGACCCGACGATCTATCCGCCGCCGGAAGTGTCGGAAAAGCTGTTCATGCTGGCGGTGATCCCGCCCGAGGTGGACCGCCTCTACACCCGGATCTGGACCGAACTGAAGAGCGGCCGTTAG
- a CDS encoding polyamine ABC transporter substrate-binding protein: MKLRLLTLGIAATLLAACGGKDDAAQGPGGGAEEKVLNVYNYSDYIAEDTIPGFTEQTGIRVTYDVYDSDEVLETKLLAGSSGYDVVVPTLNFFGRQIQAGVFRKLDKSRIPNLANLDPKVLERIAGQDPGNEYGVPYMMGTTGIGYNVDKITEIFGSTDVADSWDLVFKPENISKLKDCGVTLLDTPADMLPIALHYLGEDPHSEDPEKLQKAADLIKSIRPYVQNFHSSQYVSSLANGSTCLAVGWSGDIIQARDRAEEAENGVNVAYSIPKEGAPQWFDMLAIPADAKHPENAYAFINYLLEPQVAANNTNYIQYANPVSAATPLVDEAIRNDPTIYPPEDVAERMFTYAINSPETDKLYTRLWTEIKTGR; encoded by the coding sequence ATGAAGCTCCGCCTGCTCACCCTGGGCATTGCCGCCACCCTGCTTGCCGCCTGTGGCGGCAAGGACGATGCCGCGCAGGGGCCGGGAGGTGGCGCCGAGGAGAAGGTCCTCAACGTCTACAACTACTCCGACTACATCGCCGAGGACACCATCCCCGGCTTCACGGAGCAGACCGGCATCCGCGTCACCTATGACGTCTACGACAGCGACGAAGTGCTGGAGACCAAACTGCTGGCCGGTTCCAGCGGCTACGACGTCGTCGTGCCGACCCTGAACTTCTTCGGCCGCCAGATCCAGGCCGGCGTGTTCAGGAAGCTCGACAAGAGCAGGATCCCGAACCTGGCCAACCTGGACCCGAAGGTGCTCGAGCGCATCGCCGGCCAGGATCCGGGCAACGAGTACGGCGTGCCCTACATGATGGGTACCACCGGCATCGGCTACAACGTCGACAAGATCACCGAGATCTTCGGCTCCACCGACGTCGCCGACAGCTGGGACCTGGTCTTCAAGCCGGAGAACATCAGCAAGCTGAAGGACTGCGGCGTGACCCTGCTGGATACCCCCGCGGACATGCTGCCGATCGCCCTGCATTACCTGGGCGAGGATCCGCATAGCGAGGACCCGGAAAAGCTGCAGAAGGCCGCCGACCTGATCAAGTCGATCCGCCCGTACGTGCAGAACTTCCACTCCAGCCAGTACGTCAGCTCGCTGGCCAATGGCAGCACCTGCCTGGCAGTGGGCTGGTCCGGCGACATCATCCAGGCCCGCGACCGCGCCGAGGAAGCGGAGAACGGCGTCAACGTCGCCTATTCGATCCCGAAGGAAGGCGCCCCGCAGTGGTTCGACATGCTGGCCATCCCGGCCGATGCGAAGCACCCGGAGAACGCGTACGCGTTCATCAACTACCTGCTCGAGCCGCAGGTGGCCGCCAACAACACCAATTACATCCAGTACGCCAACCCGGTGAGCGCCGCGACGCCGCTGGTGGACGAGGCGATCCGCAACGATCCGACGATCTACCCGCCGGAGGACGTGGCCGAGCGCATGTTCACCTACGCGATCAACTCGCCGGAGACGGACAAGCTGTACACGCGGCTCTGGACGGAGATCAAGACCGGCCGCTGA
- a CDS encoding aspartate aminotransferase family protein yields the protein MAPIDLPELQRLDAVHHLHPFNDNAALAKRGTRVLVRGEGCYVWDAEGNKLLDAFAGLWCVNIGYGRKELGQAAARQMEQLAYYNSFFQCTTEPTIRLAAELAGLAPGDLNHAFFVNSGSEANDTILRLVRHFWAVQDKPRKNIFIGRHNGYHGTTVAGASLGGMKGMHEQGGLPIPDIHHIDPPFWFADGGDLSEEEYGLVAARRLEQKILELGPDRVAAFIGEPVMGAIGVYIPPMSYWKEIERICRQYDVLLVADEVICGFGRTGQWFGSQHFGIQPDVMTIAKGITSGYIPLGAALFNDRVAGVLKDVGGELAHGATYSGHPVCAAVALENLRIMREERIVDTAREEVAPYLAQRWAELGEHRLVGQARIVGMMGALELVPDKGRREFFPERGKVGGLCRDTALRHGLILRATYDSMLLSPPLVLTREQVDELFEKAWKALGETAEAIGR from the coding sequence ATGGCCCCGATCGACCTTCCCGAACTCCAGCGCCTGGACGCCGTCCACCACCTGCACCCGTTCAACGACAACGCCGCGCTGGCGAAGCGGGGTACCCGGGTACTGGTACGGGGCGAGGGCTGCTACGTCTGGGATGCGGAGGGCAACAAGCTGCTGGACGCTTTCGCCGGCCTGTGGTGCGTGAACATCGGCTACGGCCGCAAGGAGCTGGGCCAGGCGGCGGCCAGGCAGATGGAGCAGCTGGCCTACTACAACAGCTTCTTCCAGTGCACCACCGAGCCGACCATCCGCCTGGCGGCCGAGCTGGCCGGGCTGGCGCCGGGCGACCTCAACCACGCCTTCTTCGTCAACTCCGGCTCCGAGGCCAACGACACCATCCTGCGCCTGGTGCGGCACTTCTGGGCGGTCCAGGACAAGCCGCGGAAGAACATCTTCATCGGCCGCCACAACGGCTACCACGGCACTACCGTTGCCGGCGCCAGCCTGGGCGGCATGAAGGGCATGCACGAGCAGGGCGGGCTGCCGATCCCGGACATCCACCACATCGACCCGCCGTTCTGGTTCGCCGACGGCGGCGACCTGTCGGAGGAGGAGTACGGGCTGGTCGCCGCCCGCCGCCTGGAGCAGAAGATCCTGGAGCTGGGCCCGGACCGGGTCGCGGCCTTCATCGGCGAGCCGGTGATGGGCGCCATCGGCGTGTACATCCCGCCGATGAGCTACTGGAAGGAGATCGAGCGGATCTGCCGCCAGTACGACGTGCTGCTGGTGGCCGACGAGGTCATCTGCGGCTTCGGCCGTACCGGGCAGTGGTTCGGCAGCCAGCATTTCGGCATCCAGCCCGACGTGATGACCATCGCCAAGGGCATCACCTCCGGCTACATCCCGCTGGGCGCGGCGCTGTTCAACGACCGCGTGGCCGGGGTGCTGAAGGACGTCGGCGGCGAGCTGGCCCACGGCGCCACCTATTCGGGCCACCCGGTGTGCGCGGCGGTGGCGCTGGAGAACCTGCGGATCATGCGCGAGGAGCGGATCGTGGACACCGCCCGCGAGGAGGTCGCCCCGTACCTGGCCCAGCGCTGGGCCGAACTGGGCGAGCACCGGCTGGTGGGCCAGGCCCGCATCGTCGGCATGATGGGCGCGCTGGAGCTGGTCCCGGACAAGGGCAGGCGGGAGTTCTTCCCCGAGCGTGGCAAGGTCGGCGGCCTGTGCCGCGATACCGCACTGCGCCACGGCCTGATCCTGCGCGCCACGTACGACTCCATGCTGCTGTCGCCGCCGCTGGTGCTGACCCGCGAGCAGGTGGACGAGCTGTTCGAAAAGGCGTGGAAGGCCCTGGGCGAGACCGCGGAGGCGATCGGCCGCTGA
- a CDS encoding glutamine synthetase family protein yields the protein MSTRKRTRKPEPSTEQQQENSLRRWLKERHITEVECLVPDITGNARGKIIPADKFSHDYGTRLPEGIFATTVTGDYPDDYYELTSPSDSDMLLRPDPDTVRMVPWATDPTAQIIHDCYTKDGHPHELAPRNVLRKVLAEYEKEGLRPVVAPELEFFLVQKNTDPDFPLLPPAGRSGRPETARQSYSIDAVNEFDPILDLMYDYCDAMELDVDTLIHESGAAQLEVNFTHAGGLSLADQVFLFKRTMREAAMRHGVYATFLAKPMETEPGSAMHIHQSLVDRKGRNVFTGKKPGEFSPVFGNYLAGLQKYVPMAMAFFAPNVNSYRRLMFGEVSPSNVRWGFDNRTCGLRVPMDTPENQRVESRFAGSDANPYLAMAATLACGLLGIREQLTPTAPTEVSAKELGYDLPRSLGEALDELETCTPLATLLGPRFVRAYVSVKRKEYETFFRVISSWEREFLLLNV from the coding sequence ATGAGTACCCGCAAACGCACCCGAAAACCCGAGCCGAGCACCGAACAGCAGCAGGAGAACTCGCTCCGGCGCTGGCTCAAGGAGCGGCACATCACCGAGGTGGAGTGCCTGGTGCCGGACATCACCGGCAATGCGCGCGGCAAGATCATCCCCGCCGACAAGTTCAGCCACGACTACGGCACCCGCCTGCCGGAAGGTATTTTCGCCACCACGGTCACCGGCGACTATCCGGACGACTACTACGAACTGACCTCCCCCTCGGACTCGGACATGCTGCTGCGGCCGGATCCGGATACGGTGCGGATGGTGCCCTGGGCCACCGACCCGACCGCCCAGATCATCCACGACTGCTACACCAAGGACGGCCATCCGCACGAGCTGGCCCCGCGCAACGTGCTGCGCAAGGTACTGGCCGAGTACGAGAAGGAAGGCCTGCGTCCGGTGGTGGCGCCGGAGCTGGAGTTCTTCCTGGTGCAGAAGAACACCGACCCGGATTTCCCGCTGCTGCCCCCGGCCGGCCGCTCCGGCCGCCCGGAGACGGCGCGGCAGTCGTACTCGATCGACGCGGTCAACGAATTCGACCCGATCCTGGACCTGATGTACGACTACTGCGACGCGATGGAGCTGGACGTGGACACCCTGATCCACGAGTCCGGCGCGGCGCAGCTGGAGGTCAACTTCACCCACGCCGGCGGGCTGTCGCTGGCCGACCAGGTGTTCCTGTTCAAGCGCACCATGCGCGAGGCGGCGATGCGCCACGGCGTGTACGCCACCTTCCTGGCCAAGCCGATGGAGACCGAGCCCGGCAGCGCGATGCACATCCACCAGAGCCTGGTGGACCGCAAGGGCCGCAACGTGTTCACCGGGAAGAAGCCGGGCGAGTTCAGCCCGGTGTTCGGCAACTACCTGGCTGGCCTGCAGAAGTACGTGCCGATGGCGATGGCCTTCTTCGCCCCGAACGTGAACTCCTACCGGCGGCTGATGTTCGGCGAGGTCTCGCCGAGCAACGTGCGCTGGGGCTTCGACAACCGCACCTGCGGCCTGCGCGTGCCGATGGACACCCCGGAGAACCAGCGCGTGGAGAGCCGCTTCGCCGGCTCCGACGCCAACCCGTACCTGGCCATGGCCGCGACCCTGGCCTGCGGCCTGCTGGGCATCCGCGAGCAGCTCACCCCGACCGCCCCGACCGAGGTCAGCGCCAAGGAACTGGGCTACGACCTGCCGCGCTCGCTGGGCGAGGCGCTGGACGAGCTGGAGACCTGCACCCCGCTGGCGACCCTGCTGGGGCCGCGCTTCGTGCGCGCCTACGTGTCGGTCAAGCGCAAGGAATACGAGACCTTCTTCCGCGTGATCAGCTCCTGGGAGCGCGAGTTCCTGCTGCTGAACGTCTGA